One part of the Microtus ochrogaster isolate Prairie Vole_2 chromosome 16, MicOch1.0, whole genome shotgun sequence genome encodes these proteins:
- the Tubb2a gene encoding tubulin beta-2A chain isoform X1 → MREIVHIQAGQCGNQIGAKFWEVISDEHGIDPTGSYHGDSDLQLERINVYYNEAAGNKYVPRAILVDLEPGTMDSVRSGPFGQIFRPDNFVFGQSGAGNNWAKGHYTEGAELVDSVLDVVRKESESCDCLQGFQLTHSLGGGTGSGMGTLLISKIREEYPDRIMNTFSVMPSPKVSDTVVEPYNATLSVHQLVENTDETYSIDNEALYDICFRTLKLTTPTYGDLNHLVSATMSGVTTCLRFPGQLNADLRKLAVNMVPFPRLHFFMPGFAPLTSRGSQQYRALTVPELTQQMFDSKNMMAACDPRHGRYLTVAAIFRGRMSMKEVDEQMLNVQNKNSSYFVEWIPNNVKTAVCDIPPRGLKMSATFIGNSTAIQELFKRISEQFTAMFRRKAFLHWYTGEGMDEMEFTEAESNMNDLVSEYQQYQDATADEQGEFEEEEGEDEA, encoded by the exons ATGCGTGAGATCGTGCACATCCAGGCAGGCCAGTGCGGCAACCAGATTGGCGCTAAG TTTTGGGAGGTGATAAGCGATGAGCATGGCATCGACCCCACCGGCAGTTACCATGGTGACAGTGACTTGCAGCTGGAGAGAATCAATGTGTACTACAATGAAGCTGCTG GCAACAAATACGTACCTCGGGCCATCCTGGTGGACCTGGAGCCGGGCACCATGGACTCAGTGAGGTCAGGACCCTTCGGCCAGATCTTCAGACCAGACAACTTTGTGTTCG GCCAGAGTGGTGCAGGAAATAACTGGGCAAAGGGCCACTACACAGAGGGTGCTGAGCTGGTGGACTCCGTCCTGGATGTAGTGAGGAAGGAGTCTGAAAGCTGTGACTGTCTCCAGGGCTTCCAGCTGACCCACTCACTGGGGGGAGGCACAGGCTCAGGCATGGGGACCCTGCTCATCAGCAAGATCCGAGAGGAGTACCCAGACCGCATCATGAACACCTTCAGCGTCATGCCCTCACCCAAGGTCTCTGACACTGTGGTGGAGCCCTACAATGCCACCCTCTCCGTGCACCAGCTGGTGGAGAACACAGATGAAACCTATTCCATCGACAATGAGGCCCTGTATGACATCTGCTTCCGCACCCTCAAGCTGACCACACCCACATATGGCGACCTCAACCACCTGGTATCAGCCACCATGAGCGGGGTGACCACCTGCCTGCGCTTCCCAGGCCAGCTGAATGCAGATCTGCGCAAGCTGGCAGTGAACATGGTGCCCTTCCCACGCCTGCACTTCTTCATGCCAGGCTTCGCACCCCTGACCAGCAGGGGCAGCCAGCAGTACCGGGCCCTGACAGTGCCTGAGCTCACTCAGCAGATGTTCGACTCCAAGAATATGATGGCCGCCTGTGACCCGCGCCATGGCCGCTACCTGACCGTGGCTGCCATCTTCCGGGGCCGCATGTCCATGAAGGAGGTGGACGAGCAGATGCTCAATGTGCAGAACAAGAACAGCAGCTACTTCGTGGAATGGATCCCCAACAACGTCAAGACGGCCGTGTGTGACATCCCTCCCCGGGGCCTCAAGATGTCTGCCACCTTCATTGGCAACAGCACCGCCATCCAGGAGCTGTTCAAGCGCATCTCGGAGCAGTTCACTGCCATGTTCCGGCGCAAGGCTTTCCTGCACTGGTACACGGGCGAAGGCATGGACGAGATGGAGTTCACCGAGGCAGAGAGCAACATGAACGACCTGGTGTCTGAGTACCAGCAGTACCAGGATGCCACTGCAGATGAGCAGGGCGAGTTCGAGGAGGAGGAGGGCGAGGATGAGGCTTAA
- the Tubb2a gene encoding tubulin beta-2A chain isoform X2, with amino-acid sequence MISNEHGMDPTGSYHGDNDLQLERINVYYNEAVGNKYVPRAILVDLEPGTMDSVRSGPFGQIFRPDNFVFGQSGAGNNWAKGHYTEGAELVDSVLDVVRKESESCDCLQGFQLTHSLGGGTGSGMGTLLISKIREEYPDRIMNTFSVMPSPKVSDTVVEPYNATLSVHQLVENTDETYSIDNEALYDICFRTLKLTTPTYGDLNHLVSATMSGVTTCLRFPGQLNADLRKLAVNMVPFPRLHFFMPGFAPLTSRGSQQYRALTVPELTQQMFDSKNMMAACDPRHGRYLTVAAIFRGRMSMKEVDEQMLNVQNKNSSYFVEWIPNNVKTAVCDIPPRGLKMSATFIGNSTAIQELFKRISEQFTAMFRRKAFLHWYTGEGMDEMEFTEAESNMNDLVSEYQQYQDATADEQGEFEEEEGEDEA; translated from the exons ATGATAAGCAATGAGCACGGCATGGACCCCACCGGCAGTTACCATGGTGACAATGACTTGCAGCTGGAGAGAATCAATGTGTATTACAATGAAGCTGTTG GCAACAAATACGTACCTCGGGCCATCCTGGTGGACCTGGAGCCGGGCACCATGGACTCAGTGAGGTCAGGACCCTTTGGCCAGATCTTCAGACCAGACAACTTTGTGTTCG GCCAGAGTGGTGCAGGAAATAACTGGGCAAAGGGCCACTACACAGAGGGTGCTGAGCTGGTGGACTCCGTCCTGGATGTAGTGAGGAAGGAGTCTGAAAGCTGTGACTGTCTCCAGGGCTTCCAGCTGACCCACTCACTGGGGGGAGGCACAGGCTCAGGCATGGGGACCCTGCTCATCAGCAAGATCCGAGAGGAGTACCCAGACCGCATCATGAACACCTTCAGCGTCATGCCCTCACCCAAGGTCTCTGACACTGTGGTGGAGCCCTACAATGCCACCCTCTCCGTGCACCAGCTGGTGGAGAACACAGATGAAACCTATTCCATCGACAATGAGGCCCTGTATGACATCTGCTTCCGCACCCTCAAGCTGACCACACCCACATATGGCGACCTCAACCACCTGGTATCAGCCACCATGAGCGGGGTGACCACCTGCCTGCGCTTCCCAGGCCAGCTGAATGCAGATCTGCGCAAGCTGGCAGTGAACATGGTGCCCTTCCCACGCCTGCACTTCTTCATGCCAGGCTTCGCACCCCTGACCAGCAGGGGCAGCCAGCAGTACCGGGCCCTGACAGTGCCTGAGCTCACTCAGCAGATGTTCGACTCCAAGAATATGATGGCCGCCTGTGACCCGCGCCATGGCCGCTACCTGACCGTGGCTGCCATCTTCCGGGGCCGCATGTCCATGAAGGAGGTGGACGAGCAGATGCTCAATGTGCAGAACAAGAACAGCAGCTACTTCGTGGAATGGATCCCCAACAACGTCAAGACGGCCGTGTGTGACATCCCTCCCCGGGGCCTCAAGATGTCTGCCACCTTCATTGGCAACAGCACCGCCATCCAGGAGCTGTTCAAGCGCATCTCGGAGCAGTTCACTGCCATGTTCCGGCGCAAGGCTTTCCTGCACTGGTACACGGGCGAAGGCATGGACGAGATGGAGTTCACCGAGGCAGAGAGCAACATGAACGACCTGGTGTCTGAGTACCAGCAGTACCAGGATGCCACTGCAGATGAGCAGGGCGAGTTCGAGGAGGAGGAGGGCGAGGATGAGGCTTAA